A genomic region of Ursus arctos isolate Adak ecotype North America unplaced genomic scaffold, UrsArc2.0 scaffold_8, whole genome shotgun sequence contains the following coding sequences:
- the RMDN2 gene encoding regulator of microtubule dynamics protein 2 isoform X1 → MPHSTNKELILGIMVGTTGISLLLLWYRKICKSRTTLNLPKFLSLGNKLDSVTFQDEMYNGQGTAAIFQGRQLQILEKLNELLTNMEELKEEIRVLKETIPKLEEYIQGELGGKITLHKISPQHRARKRRLPTVQSSGTSNSSEEAESEGGRSKQDQSLHPNYPADQVTSDPLKHEASSFIHRTLSLDPKRARLSAICNISSYRESKNVPSNLFTRSSFSGRRHSLLARFQKSNIFPGHQHSRANFDSQEKRIFSDLKSSSDHLGLRSQGFFTSPKLSVISCYENASFFDLQSSGRRIFNAEEMGIVSKNSSITGPGKYLNSCSPEYNIIHFMSFGTKTNSSTYTHSEGENSCQHSTTTLTSLLGVISYTCQLNETGTDIEEGGQSRKVSFNPVPKVTTQIILHLWFNSIPLGITAPVFRNVGFSSFYKKTNKQKKNATCFIPPQKDVASESFEDENITISSHDEDRSSSMQFLK, encoded by the exons atgcCTCATTCCACAAACAAAGAACTGATACTTGGCATCATGGTGGGAACTACTGGAATCAGCCTGCTTCTTTTGTGGTACCGCAAGATTTGTAAATCAAGGACAACATTGAATTTACCTAAATTTCTTTCTCTGGGTAACAAGCTTGATTCCGTGACTTTTCAAGATGAAATGTATAATGGCCAAGGAACAGCAGCAATCTTTCAAGGAAGGCAGCTTCAGATATTGGAGAAGTTAAATGAATTACTGACAAATATGGAAGAActcaaagaggaaatcagagtTCTTAAAGAAACCATTCCGAAGCTGGAGGAATATATACAAGGTGAACTTGGAGGGAAGATAACACTTCATAAGATAAGTCCTCAgcacagagctagaaaaagaaggcTTCCCACAGTTCAAAGTTCTGGAACAAGTAATAGTTCAGAGGAAGCAGAAAGTGAAGGGGG CCGCAGCAAACAGGACCAGAGCTTGCATCCAAATTATCCTGCAGATCAAGTTACTTCAGACCCCCTGAAGCATGAAGCCTCTTCTTTTATTCATCGAACTCTATCTCTTGATCCTAAAAGAGCTCGTCTGTCTGCAATATGTAACATCAGTTCGTatagagaaagtaaaaatgtacCTTCAAATTTATTTACTCGCTCATCTTTCTCTGGAAGAAGACATTCCTTACTTGCTAGATTTCAGAAAAGCAATATTTTCCCCGGCCATCAACACAGTAGAGCTAACTTTGATTCTCAAGAGAAAAGAATCTTCAGTGATTTAAAATCTTCCTCAGACCATCTTGGCCTTAGATCCCAAGGTTTTTTCACTTCCCCTAAACTAAGTGTAATTTCCTGTTACGAGAATGCTAGTTTTTTTGATCTTCAATCAAGTGGTCGTAGAATCTTTAATGCAGAAGAAATGGGAATAGTTTCTAAAAACTCAAGTATTACTGGCCCTGGAAAATATCTAAACTCTTGTTCTCCTGAATATAACATTATACATTTTATGAGTTTTGGGACAAAAACTAATTCTTCAACTTATACACACTCTGAGGGTGAAAACTCCTGTCAACACAGCACAACAACCTTAACTTCTCTTCTAGGTGTTATTTCCTATACCTGTCAACTAAATGAAACCGGCACCGATATTGAAGAAGGAGGCCAATCAAGGAAAGTTTCCTTTAATCCCGTTCCCAAAGTCACCACACAGATCATTCTCCACCTGTGGTTCAACAGCATCCCTCTCGGGATAACTGCCCCTGTTTTCCGTAATGttggattttcttcattttataaaaaaacaaacaaacaaaaaaaaaacgcTACTTGCTTTATCCCACCTCAGAAGGATGTTGCTTCAGAGTCCTTTGAAGATGAAAACATTACTATTTCGTCTCATGATGAAGACAGATCTTCATCAATGCAATTCCTAAAATAA